A region from the Algoriphagus machipongonensis genome encodes:
- a CDS encoding TonB-dependent receptor, with translation MKLIFRTLTGVILLCLMSFSAFSQTKNLVGQVLDSLNQPISYANVVAVNQSTQKIGAFAITNGEGRFKLALAPGSEYLLRISFVGYKQFERVFTEWSPDEPIQVVLSTDETMLDQIEVVTELPVTMQGDTLTYKTDAFTTGTERKLKDVLDKLPGFEVDEDGGVKVQGKKVDKVMVDGKNFFDGDTKLATKNLPANAVDRVQVLKNFNEVSPIRGLDNNESLALNIQLKDGKKRMVFGDLTAGGGPKERYLGHANAFYYSPKLNLNLIADANNVGELPFTLQDYFRFSGGMSGLATRTGSSISLSGEDMGIPMAQRNNAASLETALGAFNLNYHPSSKWRHSGFIIGSTSENKLGSNSQRTYLRNDENNQENLSTASTVENASGLMKYAVTYTPKEETYVKYSVFGKVSDIQNRNIMDSDFGNFRQQINNLQSRRPYSVQQKAEWYHAPSEKRVFSMELNWEKKYQDPLYDLTTNQQPFVGLLPVMDSESYRFLQQQEVHSRVLEGSFNYYHILNATNHLNWNLGYTNTKQEMISGLNQILPNSESSFPEFSNDNRFGIQDAYLGMTYKTKWKDFILSPSVFAHRYTWQDIQFEDKNEVEKFLLLPGMYAKWAIKSNRSLVYRFQQTASFMDIQKLAEGYVIQDYNSIFTGNRMLDNGLFSNHSLFYSHYDFFSSLNMYGTVNWQRKKNDLVNTTDFRGINRILTVMNIEPVNETLNGNFNVDKKFNTFKMSAGGGWNSFTTNNLINDVVNQNKQFSQNYHVKGTTTFFKKVEVDLSYTFATNKYQGQSTQNTFNTHTPKIEVDWDIWKGLKLNADYALNTYNNKGSETQSEFDFLNAFLSYQGKSSPWEFRISVWNILDTRSIRRDSFTDNLISTYSYLVQPRYGLLTVKWDI, from the coding sequence ATGAAATTGATTTTTAGGACTTTAACAGGAGTGATTCTTTTGTGTTTGATGTCTTTTTCCGCTTTTTCCCAGACCAAGAATCTAGTAGGCCAAGTATTGGATTCCTTAAATCAGCCCATTAGCTATGCCAATGTGGTGGCAGTGAATCAGAGTACCCAGAAAATTGGCGCATTTGCAATTACCAATGGAGAAGGTAGATTCAAGCTTGCTCTGGCACCTGGTTCAGAATATTTGCTTCGAATTTCATTTGTTGGATACAAGCAATTTGAACGGGTATTTACAGAATGGTCTCCTGATGAACCTATCCAGGTGGTTTTGTCTACTGATGAAACTATGCTGGATCAAATTGAAGTGGTGACTGAACTACCTGTAACGATGCAGGGTGATACCCTGACTTACAAAACTGATGCTTTTACTACCGGTACAGAGAGAAAGCTCAAAGATGTGCTGGATAAACTTCCCGGATTCGAAGTGGATGAAGATGGGGGCGTAAAAGTTCAGGGGAAAAAGGTGGACAAGGTCATGGTGGATGGGAAGAATTTCTTCGATGGAGACACTAAATTGGCCACTAAAAATCTTCCTGCCAATGCGGTGGACCGAGTTCAGGTACTGAAGAATTTCAATGAAGTTTCGCCGATTCGAGGTCTAGATAATAATGAGTCTTTGGCATTGAATATTCAGTTGAAAGATGGGAAGAAAAGAATGGTTTTTGGTGATTTGACAGCTGGTGGTGGACCAAAAGAAAGGTATTTGGGCCATGCCAATGCATTTTACTATTCCCCAAAATTAAATTTGAATTTAATCGCTGATGCAAATAATGTTGGGGAGTTGCCATTCACCTTACAGGACTACTTCCGGTTTAGTGGAGGAATGTCAGGCCTAGCAACAAGGACAGGATCTTCTATTTCTCTTAGTGGGGAAGATATGGGTATTCCAATGGCACAAAGAAATAATGCGGCCTCCTTAGAAACTGCTTTGGGAGCATTTAATTTAAATTACCACCCAAGTTCTAAATGGAGGCATTCTGGGTTTATCATTGGTTCCACCTCTGAGAATAAATTGGGAAGCAATTCTCAACGAACCTATCTCCGTAACGATGAAAATAATCAGGAAAATCTGAGTACTGCGAGTACTGTGGAAAATGCTTCCGGCTTAATGAAATATGCGGTGACCTATACTCCAAAAGAGGAAACCTATGTGAAGTATTCAGTTTTTGGAAAAGTATCCGATATTCAGAATAGAAATATCATGGATTCTGATTTTGGGAATTTTCGTCAGCAGATCAATAATCTTCAATCCAGAAGGCCTTACAGTGTTCAACAAAAGGCAGAATGGTATCATGCGCCTTCGGAGAAAAGGGTTTTTTCCATGGAACTGAACTGGGAGAAAAAGTACCAGGATCCGCTGTATGACCTAACCACAAATCAGCAACCTTTTGTAGGATTGCTTCCGGTTATGGATAGTGAATCTTACCGATTTCTACAGCAGCAGGAAGTTCATTCGAGAGTGTTGGAGGGTTCTTTTAACTACTACCATATTCTTAATGCCACGAATCATTTGAATTGGAATCTAGGATATACCAATACGAAACAGGAGATGATTTCTGGTTTGAACCAGATTTTGCCTAACTCAGAATCTTCCTTTCCTGAATTTTCAAATGACAATCGATTTGGAATCCAGGATGCTTATTTGGGGATGACCTATAAAACCAAATGGAAAGATTTTATCCTGAGCCCTTCGGTTTTTGCTCATCGCTATACTTGGCAGGATATTCAGTTTGAAGATAAGAATGAGGTTGAAAAGTTCTTGCTTTTGCCCGGTATGTATGCCAAATGGGCTATTAAATCAAATCGGTCATTGGTATACCGATTCCAGCAAACAGCGAGTTTTATGGATATTCAAAAGCTTGCCGAGGGATATGTGATTCAAGACTATAATTCCATTTTTACTGGTAATCGGATGTTGGATAATGGACTTTTTTCAAATCATTCACTGTTTTATTCCCATTATGATTTCTTTTCTTCATTAAATATGTATGGGACAGTGAATTGGCAGCGAAAGAAGAATGATTTGGTGAATACCACTGATTTCCGAGGCATCAATCGGATTCTAACCGTGATGAATATTGAGCCGGTTAATGAGACTTTGAATGGAAATTTCAATGTAGATAAGAAATTCAACACTTTTAAAATGAGTGCTGGTGGTGGTTGGAATTCCTTCACTACCAACAACCTGATCAATGATGTAGTCAATCAGAACAAGCAATTTTCTCAGAATTATCATGTAAAAGGGACAACCACCTTTTTCAAAAAAGTTGAGGTGGATTTGAGCTATACATTTGCAACAAATAAATACCAAGGGCAAAGCACTCAAAACACTTTCAATACCCATACGCCAAAAATCGAAGTGGACTGGGATATATGGAAAGGTTTAAAATTGAATGCGGACTATGCTCTGAATACCTATAATAACAAAGGGTCAGAAACCCAAAGTGAATTCGATTTTCTAAATGCTTTTTTGAGCTATCAGGGAAAGTCTAGCCCTTGGGAGTTTAGGATTTCAGTGTGGAATATCTTGGATACACGATCTATTCGAAGAGATAGCTTCACTGATAACCTGATCAGTACCTATTCTTACCTAGTCCAGCCAAGGTATGGATTACTTACAGTAAAGTGGGATATTTAA
- a CDS encoding Gfo/Idh/MocA family protein, translating to MKLISRRDSIKGISLAAGASLISPFSLMGKTTKRDRLGVALVGLGYYSTDLLAPALQQTENCYLAGIVTGTPTKIPVWKAKYGIPDSNVYNYENFDTIAENPDIDVIYVVLPPSMHKEYVIRAAKAGKHVWCEKPMAVTADECQAMIDACNENGVKLSIGYRCQHEPNTQAFQKIVANKELGNVLNVDCAAGYRENRTDHWKQKREMGGGVIYDMGVYSIQGARLGTGMEPLAVKAAKVWAERPEIYKDGLGEIVEAQLEFPNNVMATIKTSFFENTNFLNIQCEKGKIEMAPFSGYNGNKGKSPLGEINFPYSIPSQQAFQMDHDATSIMEDQPVLVPGEEGLRDIRVVQAILKSAETGMRVAL from the coding sequence ATGAAACTTATATCTAGAAGAGATTCGATTAAAGGCATTTCCTTAGCTGCTGGAGCAAGTTTGATTTCCCCTTTTTCCTTGATGGGTAAAACAACAAAAAGAGATAGGTTGGGAGTGGCACTGGTTGGGCTGGGCTATTATAGTACTGATTTATTGGCTCCAGCTCTTCAACAAACAGAAAACTGCTATTTGGCGGGAATTGTAACTGGGACACCCACGAAAATACCTGTCTGGAAAGCAAAATATGGTATTCCAGATTCCAATGTTTACAATTATGAGAATTTTGATACAATTGCTGAAAACCCAGATATAGATGTGATATATGTGGTATTACCACCTTCCATGCATAAAGAATATGTCATTAGAGCAGCAAAGGCTGGTAAACATGTTTGGTGCGAAAAGCCGATGGCTGTGACCGCCGATGAATGTCAAGCTATGATTGATGCCTGTAATGAAAATGGAGTGAAATTATCGATAGGTTATCGCTGTCAACATGAACCCAATACTCAGGCCTTCCAAAAAATTGTAGCAAATAAAGAGTTGGGAAATGTCTTGAATGTAGATTGTGCAGCTGGCTATAGAGAGAATAGAACCGATCATTGGAAGCAAAAGCGTGAGATGGGTGGGGGAGTGATTTATGATATGGGAGTATATTCTATCCAAGGTGCAAGATTAGGAACGGGGATGGAACCCTTGGCTGTAAAAGCCGCAAAAGTATGGGCCGAAAGACCAGAGATATATAAGGATGGATTGGGTGAAATAGTAGAAGCGCAATTAGAGTTTCCTAACAATGTCATGGCTACCATTAAAACCTCCTTTTTTGAGAATACCAATTTCCTAAACATACAATGTGAAAAAGGGAAAATAGAAATGGCACCATTCTCTGGTTACAATGGGAACAAGGGCAAGAGTCCGCTAGGTGAAATTAATTTTCCTTACTCGATTCCAAGTCAGCAGGCATTTCAAATGGATCATGATGCTACTTCCATTATGGAAGATCAACCTGTTTTAGTTCCTGGTGAAGAGGGACTTAGAGATATTAGAGTTGTTCAGGCAATACTAAAATCTGCTGAAACAGGAATGCGGGTTGCACTTTAA
- a CDS encoding c-type cytochrome, with product MKKFVKIFVGLIGFIALIILCFVAFVFLKWDKKYDAPYPELAATQDSTLIARGKYLVYGPAHCAGCHNTTERMLRVDQGEDLTLIGGAEFVFEPGVIRSRNLTPDMETGIGKLTDGEVARVMRNSIGADGRPIFPLMPFQNMSDEDVVAILSYLRSQEPVNHFVKPTEYSFMGKAVLALGLIKPEGPAGTPPKSIKIEPSEVYGKYLANSVANCVGCHSPRDLMSGEFIGPKFSGGLEFEEVPGALFVTPNLTPDPETGIIANWSEEAFVERFKAGRVYEHSPMPWGSFARMSEVDLRAIFRYLKALEPVSNKVEKTQYMLEVGGSN from the coding sequence ATGAAAAAATTCGTAAAAATTTTCGTGGGACTGATTGGCTTTATAGCCTTAATTATCTTGTGTTTTGTGGCTTTTGTGTTTTTAAAGTGGGATAAGAAATACGATGCACCTTATCCTGAATTGGCTGCTACGCAAGATTCTACATTGATTGCCAGAGGCAAATATCTGGTATATGGTCCAGCACATTGTGCAGGTTGCCATAATACAACGGAAAGGATGCTTAGAGTAGATCAAGGAGAAGATTTAACTCTAATTGGAGGTGCAGAGTTTGTATTTGAGCCTGGGGTGATAAGGTCTCGAAATCTTACTCCAGATATGGAGACGGGTATTGGGAAATTGACTGATGGAGAAGTAGCGCGGGTTATGAGGAATTCGATTGGTGCAGATGGAAGACCGATTTTTCCGCTAATGCCATTTCAGAATATGTCTGATGAAGATGTAGTTGCGATTTTATCGTATTTAAGATCTCAGGAACCAGTCAATCATTTTGTCAAACCAACCGAATACAGTTTTATGGGAAAAGCAGTTCTTGCCCTCGGATTGATAAAGCCAGAAGGTCCAGCGGGAACTCCTCCGAAATCAATTAAAATAGAACCCTCAGAAGTTTATGGGAAGTATTTGGCTAATTCGGTAGCCAATTGCGTGGGTTGCCACTCGCCAAGAGACCTGATGAGTGGTGAATTTATCGGGCCTAAGTTTAGTGGAGGGTTGGAGTTTGAAGAAGTTCCTGGAGCCTTGTTTGTGACTCCTAACCTTACTCCTGATCCTGAAACAGGAATCATAGCAAATTGGTCAGAAGAAGCTTTTGTAGAAAGGTTTAAAGCCGGAAGAGTTTATGAACATTCTCCTATGCCTTGGGGCAGTTTTGCAAGAATGAGCGAGGTGGATTTAAGAGCCATCTTCCGTTACCTCAAGGCTTTGGAACCAGTGTCTAATAAGGTAGAAAAAACACAATATATGCTGGAAGTAGGAGGATCTAATTAA
- a CDS encoding c-type cytochrome yields the protein MKNLLGVTVVLVGVALTVLIFLMLFVQTNWDKKYESPYPDLRASTDSTIIARGKYLVYGPAHCAACHSGAEDYEAMESGEQVPLRGGEVFIMKIGKIVARNLTPDEETGIGRLSDGEIARAMRDAIGHDGRVLPAFMPFKLMTDEDVIAVISFLRSQKGVNNNIPDPEYSRIGKWQLSTGKYQPRKIEGEPLKSMKREATAVYGEYLVNSVANCVGCHSLATIKYGVKEFDIAPLSGGVNFGGKDINNFRFITPNLTPEKQTGIIANWDEETFVNRIKAGRVYEYSPMPWGNFSRMDEVDIRAIYRYLKSVKPVAHKIEKTVYAPGEAMPDF from the coding sequence ATGAAAAATCTATTAGGAGTGACCGTAGTATTAGTTGGTGTGGCATTAACAGTTTTAATTTTTTTAATGCTATTCGTTCAAACAAATTGGGATAAAAAATATGAAAGTCCTTACCCAGATTTGCGCGCAAGTACCGATTCCACCATCATCGCCAGAGGCAAGTATCTTGTTTACGGTCCTGCACATTGTGCAGCATGTCATTCTGGAGCAGAGGATTATGAAGCAATGGAATCTGGCGAGCAAGTTCCATTAAGGGGAGGTGAGGTGTTTATTATGAAAATAGGGAAGATTGTTGCGAGGAATTTGACGCCTGATGAAGAAACAGGGATCGGTAGACTTTCTGATGGGGAAATAGCAAGGGCAATGAGAGATGCAATAGGGCATGATGGGAGAGTTTTACCAGCTTTTATGCCATTTAAATTGATGACAGATGAAGACGTGATTGCTGTAATTTCTTTTCTGAGATCTCAAAAAGGAGTCAACAATAATATTCCTGATCCGGAATATTCAAGGATTGGAAAGTGGCAATTGAGCACAGGAAAGTACCAGCCAAGAAAAATTGAGGGAGAACCTTTAAAATCCATGAAGCGCGAAGCGACGGCTGTTTATGGAGAGTATTTGGTGAATAGTGTTGCGAATTGCGTTGGTTGCCATTCGTTAGCTACTATCAAATATGGGGTAAAGGAGTTTGATATAGCACCGCTTTCAGGAGGAGTCAATTTTGGAGGAAAGGATATCAACAATTTCAGATTTATCACTCCTAATCTCACTCCTGAAAAGCAAACAGGAATCATTGCAAATTGGGATGAAGAAACTTTTGTCAACCGGATTAAAGCTGGAAGAGTCTATGAGTATTCACCTATGCCTTGGGGGAATTTTTCAAGAATGGATGAAGTAGACATCAGAGCTATTTATCGGTATTTAAAGTCGGTCAAACCTGTTGCCCATAAAATTGAAAAAACAGTTTATGCTCCAGGGGAGGCTATGCCTGATTTTTAA
- a CDS encoding Gfo/Idh/MocA family protein: MRHFLFVLIFLSSVNLAFPQDILRVGVAGLTHGHVGWILDANKRADIEIVGIAEPNKELAERLTSQYGISMDLVFDDLEEMLTATKPEAVTAFGNIFDHLAVVEAAAPKGMHVMVEKPLAVSVDHAEKMAALAKKHQIHLITNYETTWYPSVEKAQEILEEGEIGEMRKLIVRDGHRGPKNIGVSDEFLEWLTDPKLNGGGAIIDFGCYGANLSTWLHKGERPISVTAVTQQLQEENNPKVDDDATIILTYEDSQVILEPSWNWPIGRKDMEIYGMTGALFADNGKTLRIRMAEGYDGFDEETLKFDKREAPFDDPFTFFKSVIRGEITLSPFDLSSLENNQIVVEILEAAVKSSKTHKTVFLK; the protein is encoded by the coding sequence ATGCGACACTTCCTCTTTGTACTAATCTTTTTAAGTTCTGTCAACCTAGCTTTTCCCCAAGATATATTACGAGTTGGAGTCGCAGGACTGACTCATGGACATGTCGGGTGGATTTTGGATGCAAATAAAAGAGCAGATATAGAGATTGTAGGTATCGCTGAACCCAATAAAGAACTTGCCGAAAGGCTCACAAGTCAATATGGGATTTCTATGGATTTGGTCTTTGATGATTTGGAAGAAATGCTCACAGCTACCAAACCAGAAGCAGTCACGGCTTTTGGAAATATTTTCGACCATTTGGCTGTTGTGGAGGCTGCAGCACCAAAGGGGATGCATGTCATGGTAGAAAAACCATTGGCAGTAAGTGTGGATCATGCTGAGAAAATGGCTGCATTAGCCAAAAAACACCAAATCCATCTGATAACCAATTATGAAACCACCTGGTATCCTTCCGTGGAAAAAGCTCAAGAAATTTTAGAGGAAGGAGAAATCGGTGAGATGCGAAAATTAATTGTCCGTGATGGTCATAGAGGACCGAAAAACATTGGTGTTAGTGACGAATTCCTTGAATGGCTAACTGACCCAAAGCTTAATGGCGGTGGAGCCATTATCGATTTTGGTTGTTATGGCGCTAATCTATCTACTTGGCTTCACAAAGGTGAGAGACCGATTTCAGTAACAGCTGTGACGCAGCAGTTGCAGGAAGAGAACAACCCCAAAGTAGATGATGATGCAACAATAATTCTTACATACGAAGATTCACAAGTGATTTTAGAACCCTCTTGGAACTGGCCTATTGGTAGAAAAGACATGGAAATTTATGGCATGACAGGCGCCTTGTTTGCTGATAACGGCAAAACATTAAGGATACGAATGGCAGAAGGCTATGATGGATTTGATGAAGAAACTTTAAAGTTTGATAAAAGAGAAGCACCGTTTGATGATCCTTTCACATTCTTCAAATCAGTGATTAGAGGAGAAATAACTCTTTCACCTTTTGATTTAAGCTCCTTGGAAAACAATCAAATTGTTGTAGAAATTCTTGAAGCTGCTGTAAAAAGTTCTAAAACCCACAAAACAGTTTTCCTCAAATAG
- a CDS encoding aspartyl/asparaginyl beta-hydroxylase domain-containing protein, with protein sequence MVQKDRVKLPFHFDVVKLQKEVEALDQVGWIGHFVKQNYNGDWSVIQLTAQEGRDHPILMASAIPNGEKFVPTPYLKFCPYISSILDIFLCEKSSVRLMKLTAGSEIKKHQDYDLDEKEIRIHIPVFTNEKVIFSVNNLPVKMKEGECWYLRLSDPHQVENNGENDRIHLVMDLVLND encoded by the coding sequence ATGGTGCAGAAAGACAGGGTAAAATTGCCATTCCATTTCGATGTAGTTAAACTCCAAAAAGAAGTGGAAGCGCTTGATCAAGTAGGATGGATCGGACACTTTGTCAAACAAAATTATAATGGGGATTGGTCAGTCATCCAATTGACTGCGCAAGAGGGGAGAGATCATCCGATTTTAATGGCTTCTGCCATTCCCAACGGAGAGAAATTTGTTCCAACTCCCTACTTAAAATTTTGCCCCTACATTTCTTCTATTCTCGATATTTTTTTATGTGAAAAATCTTCTGTTAGGCTAATGAAATTGACAGCTGGTTCAGAGATTAAAAAACATCAGGATTACGATTTAGATGAAAAGGAAATAAGAATTCATATACCTGTTTTCACCAATGAAAAAGTTATTTTTTCTGTAAATAATCTTCCTGTCAAAATGAAGGAAGGAGAGTGCTGGTATTTAAGACTATCTGATCCACATCAAGTGGAAAATAATGGCGAAAATGACCGAATCCATCTTGTCATGGATTTGGTTTTGAATGATTGA
- a CDS encoding M28 family metallopeptidase produces the protein MRNPTLLILFGILLFVSCNNSEKSEYTFQISDLEPQLIKLSSDEFMGRMPFTEGEEITTDYLESEFKSLGLEPGNGDSYFQDVPLVSINTIPASEMTVSSAIESVSFEGLKDYVLWTQRTDTLVSFENAEMVFAGFGIVAPEYGWDDYKNIDVKDKIVVVLVNDPGFGTEDESFFKGNTMTYYGRWTYKYEEAIRQGALGCLIVHNTIPAGYGFNVVQGKWNAPILYLDERGTENYKPAFEGWVTLPTANKLFEMAGLEGRELLSKARKADFQAIPMNLKASSSMKVVSEYNVSKNVIAKITGASKPDEVIVYTAHWDHFGIGAPDETGDSIYNGALDNASGTAALLALAKAFKTDPLPERTVVFLAVTAEEQGLWGSAYYAQHPIYPKENTVANINMDGINPYGKMKDVSLIGMGQSEMEDLLNVELEKVGRYAAPDPTPSAGYYFRSDHFNFAKIGVPALYFTNGIDHFEKGKEYGKEMEEEYVRKYYHNPSDEYDPSRWNLEGAVDDVQLLYEVGKNLANSDTWPKWKPSSEFRAIRESYMK, from the coding sequence ATGCGAAACCCAACTTTATTGATTCTATTTGGAATCCTTTTATTCGTGAGTTGCAATAATTCCGAAAAGTCAGAGTATACATTTCAAATATCAGATCTCGAACCCCAACTGATCAAACTTTCCTCAGATGAATTTATGGGAAGAATGCCTTTTACTGAAGGAGAAGAAATAACTACTGATTACTTGGAAAGTGAATTCAAATCCTTGGGGCTAGAGCCAGGAAATGGAGATTCTTATTTTCAAGATGTTCCTTTGGTTTCTATTAACACCATTCCTGCTTCAGAGATGACCGTCAGCTCAGCGATCGAGAGCGTCAGTTTTGAAGGTTTAAAAGATTATGTGCTTTGGACTCAGCGAACAGATACCCTCGTGAGTTTTGAAAATGCTGAAATGGTATTTGCTGGTTTTGGAATAGTCGCCCCCGAATATGGATGGGATGATTATAAAAATATCGATGTAAAGGATAAAATAGTAGTGGTTTTAGTCAATGATCCAGGCTTTGGAACAGAAGATGAATCCTTTTTTAAAGGGAATACCATGACTTATTATGGTCGCTGGACTTACAAATATGAAGAGGCTATCAGGCAAGGTGCCTTGGGTTGTTTGATCGTTCATAACACCATTCCGGCAGGTTATGGGTTTAATGTAGTGCAGGGAAAATGGAATGCACCAATTTTATATCTGGATGAAAGAGGGACAGAAAATTATAAACCAGCTTTTGAAGGTTGGGTGACTTTACCTACCGCCAACAAGCTTTTTGAAATGGCTGGTTTGGAAGGAAGAGAATTGCTTTCGAAAGCTAGAAAAGCTGATTTCCAAGCAATCCCAATGAACCTAAAAGCGAGTTCATCAATGAAGGTGGTTTCAGAGTACAATGTTTCCAAAAACGTTATCGCCAAAATAACTGGTGCAAGTAAGCCAGATGAAGTGATTGTATATACGGCCCATTGGGATCATTTCGGAATTGGTGCTCCTGATGAAACAGGTGATAGTATTTACAATGGGGCATTAGATAATGCCTCGGGAACTGCTGCTCTTTTAGCTTTGGCAAAGGCATTTAAAACTGATCCACTACCTGAAAGAACGGTCGTGTTTTTAGCAGTCACAGCTGAGGAACAGGGATTATGGGGTTCTGCGTATTATGCACAGCATCCGATTTACCCAAAAGAAAATACAGTAGCCAATATTAATATGGATGGAATTAATCCTTATGGAAAGATGAAAGATGTTTCTCTTATTGGAATGGGGCAATCGGAGATGGAAGATTTATTGAATGTGGAGTTGGAAAAAGTAGGTAGATATGCTGCTCCTGACCCGACACCTTCTGCAGGATATTATTTCAGGTCAGACCATTTCAATTTTGCCAAGATCGGAGTGCCGGCTCTTTATTTTACTAATGGTATTGATCATTTTGAAAAGGGTAAGGAATATGGGAAAGAAATGGAAGAGGAATATGTGCGGAAGTATTATCACAATCCTTCCGATGAATATGATCCTTCACGTTGGAATTTGGAAGGGGCAGTTGACGACGTGCAACTTCTTTATGAAGTGGGTAAAAACTTGGCTAATTCTGATACTTGGCCGAAATGGAAACCGAGCTCAGAATTTAGGGCAATTCGTGAAAGTTATATGAAATAA
- a CDS encoding mycothiol transferase, with protein MKKLTTYALPLIVAMLAFNSSFAQQISPPKGYSHDIGNMVAMLDDIKGRIHRITLNMNQEQVDFLLDDQANRIGAMIMHLAATEKFYQVYTFENREFNEAEEEEWMTGLMLGENAREEFKGKPISYYFEIWDQVRADTKDLLKEKDDKWFDSKRKGTKMNNFWAWFHVMEHQSNHMGQIALIRSRLPQ; from the coding sequence ATGAAAAAATTAACAACTTACGCCCTTCCATTAATCGTGGCTATGCTGGCATTCAATTCTTCTTTTGCTCAACAAATAAGCCCACCAAAAGGCTATTCACATGACATTGGAAATATGGTTGCCATGCTGGATGATATCAAAGGAAGAATTCACCGGATCACGTTAAATATGAATCAAGAACAGGTAGATTTTCTGTTAGATGATCAAGCGAATAGAATAGGTGCTATGATCATGCATTTGGCAGCTACAGAAAAATTCTATCAGGTATACACTTTCGAAAACCGAGAATTTAATGAGGCTGAAGAGGAAGAGTGGATGACTGGGTTAATGCTGGGAGAAAATGCTAGAGAGGAATTTAAAGGGAAGCCAATTTCCTACTACTTTGAAATCTGGGATCAAGTAAGAGCCGACACTAAAGACCTTTTAAAAGAGAAAGACGACAAATGGTTTGACTCTAAAAGAAAAGGGACCAAAATGAATAATTTCTGGGCTTGGTTTCACGTCATGGAACATCAGTCCAATCATATGGGGCAAATTGCTTTGATTCGGTCAAGACTACCACAGTAA
- a CDS encoding VOC family protein: MNLEHLAIWVSDLEKMKAFYMQFFEMKSGEKYHNPTKNFTSYFLSFESGARIELMHKPAIEESKNRNNSFGFTHIAISTGSKERVISLTKTIKDAGYEVVGEPRLTGDGYFESVILDPEGNAIELTI, encoded by the coding sequence ATGAACTTAGAGCATTTAGCAATTTGGGTTTCGGATTTGGAGAAGATGAAAGCATTTTATATGCAATTTTTCGAAATGAAATCTGGAGAAAAATACCATAACCCAACAAAGAATTTCACTTCTTATTTCCTATCATTTGAATCGGGAGCAAGAATAGAGTTAATGCATAAACCTGCTATTGAAGAGAGTAAAAACAGGAATAACTCATTTGGTTTTACTCATATTGCAATCAGTACAGGAAGCAAGGAACGAGTCATCTCTCTTACCAAAACAATAAAAGATGCTGGCTATGAAGTGGTGGGCGAGCCTAGACTAACGGGCGATGGCTACTTCGAAAGTGTCATTCTTGATCCCGAAGGAAATGCAATTGAACTAACAATTTAA